A part of Halobacillus shinanisalinarum genomic DNA contains:
- a CDS encoding YbaB/EbfC family nucleoid-associated protein: MRGGGNMNNMMKQMQKMQKKMMKAQEELHEMTFEATAGGGMVKVVANGKKEVTDVEINEEVVDPDDVEMLQDLIIAATNDVLKQVEDKTNDTMGEFTKGMPGGGMF; encoded by the coding sequence ATGCGTGGTGGAGGAAATATGAACAATATGATGAAGCAAATGCAAAAAATGCAAAAGAAAATGATGAAGGCTCAAGAGGAACTTCATGAAATGACATTTGAAGCAACAGCAGGCGGCGGTATGGTTAAAGTCGTAGCTAATGGGAAGAAGGAAGTAACAGATGTTGAAATTAATGAAGAAGTTGTCGATCCTGATGACGTAGAAATGCTTCAAGATTTAATCATTGCAGCAACAAACGATGTCCTTAAGCAAGTGGAAGACAAAACAAACGATACTATGGGAGAGTTTACGAAAGGTATGCCTGGTGGAGGAATGTTTTAG
- the recR gene encoding recombination mediator RecR translates to MYYPEPISKLIDSFTKLPGIGPKTAVRLAFFVLEMEEDDVLDFANSLVSAKRELTHCSICGQITDNDPCTICQDESRDKSIICVVQDPKDVIAMEKMKEFSGKYHVLHGAISPMDGIGPEDINVESLINRLKDEGVEELILATNPNIEGEATAMYISRLVKPSGIRITRIAHGLPVGGDLEYADEVTLSKALEGRREL, encoded by the coding sequence ATGTACTATCCTGAACCGATATCTAAACTGATTGACAGTTTTACGAAGCTGCCAGGGATCGGCCCTAAGACGGCTGTCCGTCTGGCTTTTTTCGTCCTTGAAATGGAAGAGGATGATGTCTTGGATTTTGCAAATTCACTTGTCAGTGCCAAACGAGAGCTGACTCATTGCTCCATCTGCGGGCAAATCACAGACAATGACCCTTGCACCATATGTCAGGATGAATCTCGTGATAAATCCATTATATGTGTTGTTCAAGATCCAAAAGACGTCATTGCCATGGAGAAGATGAAGGAGTTTAGTGGAAAATATCATGTCCTTCACGGTGCGATTTCTCCAATGGATGGGATCGGCCCTGAGGATATAAATGTGGAAAGCCTTATTAACCGCCTCAAGGATGAGGGTGTGGAAGAGTTGATTTTGGCAACGAATCCAAATATTGAAGGGGAAGCCACAGCGATGTATATCTCAAGGCTTGTAAAACCGTCCGGTATTCGTATAACAAGAATTGCCCATGGTCTGCCGGTAGGTGGAGATTTAGAGTATGCTGATGAAGTCACTTTATCGAAAGCACTTGAAGGTCGAAGAGAACTGTAA
- a CDS encoding YaaL family protein translates to MIIFRKKTKRKEIDQQLLTDIQKLKYEWETLDNIIEHSIEPSEEGLLDLSLAKAKYFYMLREARHRKLNALS, encoded by the coding sequence ATGATCATTTTTAGAAAGAAAACAAAGAGAAAAGAAATAGACCAGCAGTTACTAACAGACATTCAGAAATTGAAATATGAGTGGGAAACTTTGGACAACATTATTGAGCATAGTATTGAGCCTAGTGAAGAAGGGTTGCTAGATTTATCACTAGCTAAAGCAAAATATTTTTATATGTTGAGAGAGGCAAGACACCGAAAATTAAATGCTTTGTCGTGA
- a CDS encoding pro-sigmaK processing inhibitor BofA family protein encodes MDPVFVILILALAIPLLLIVGLPASPIKWVGQALMRVVIAVVLLFFVNLFGAQFGLHVPINGFTAVASAILGIPGVLSLTAIHLWVL; translated from the coding sequence ATGGATCCGGTGTTTGTCATTCTGATATTAGCCTTAGCTATCCCGTTGTTATTAATAGTTGGATTGCCTGCTTCTCCGATCAAATGGGTGGGACAAGCATTAATGAGAGTAGTCATTGCTGTTGTACTATTATTCTTTGTTAACTTATTTGGAGCGCAGTTCGGTTTACACGTTCCTATTAATGGATTTACAGCTGTTGCTTCCGCAATATTAGGAATACCAGGCGTGCTCTCATTAACAGCTATTCATTTGTGGGTGCTATAG